In Rana temporaria chromosome 3, aRanTem1.1, whole genome shotgun sequence, a single window of DNA contains:
- the CYREN gene encoding cell cycle regulator of non-homologous end joining isoform X1 encodes MDDDGSKAKKRVLPQWMTEDKVDTKKPFPTNVKRKKYRSPRKSTVYCMNEKELVDYALEIINKSKKEGGSEAETATQEDKVESCKDGDENPQTPSEGTRSPKLTPSPPKKLSNTNLPETLSDEEDDPLKYVREIFFS; translated from the exons ATGGATGACGATGGGTCCAAGGCAAAAAAGAGGGTCCTACCACAGTGGATGACGGAGGACAAAGTAGATACAAAGAAACCATTTCCAACAAATGTGAAGAGAAAGAAGTACAG ATCTCCCAGGAAGTCAACAGTTTACTGTATGAATGAAAAAGAATTGGTTGACTATGCACTTGAGATCATAAACAAG AGTAAAAAGGAGGGGGGCAGTGAAGCGGAAACTGCTACACAAGAAGATAAGGTGGAATCCTGCAAAGATGGAGACGAGAACCCTCAGACTCCTTCAGAAGGAACCCGCAGCCCAAAATTGACACCATCACCTCCAAAAAAGTTGTCAAACACCAACCTGCCTGAGACTCTATCTGATGAAGAGGACGACCCCTTAAAATATGTCAGAGAGATCTTTTTCAGCTGA